A region of the Pirellulales bacterium genome:
ATCGCACGGGCGAGCAGTGTATTTTCCGGGCCAACCAGAACCGCATTGCCAGCCCACCTCCCAGGCAGGGCGGTAATCGGTACAATTCGCGGCGCCGACGGTGGATCGACGATGGTTACGTTGCGGCCATCATAGGGAATCGCGGCGACATAGTGCATGTCGTCCAGGTGTAGAATCATCGGGAGGGTCGATAGACGCATTGCACTGCAGTTGAGTTGGACGCCAACAGCGGCAAGACCCATTTCGTGCAATCCCTCAATCAGTTCTCCCATCGAGGAGCGCCCGAACGGATCGCTCCTAACCAGGCGCGCGGCGTCTCGTAGCGCTATGTCTTTGCCAAGATACCT
Encoded here:
- a CDS encoding cysteine peptidase family C39 domain-containing protein, translated to MRWVSRGAAGAAVVALALIIWRVQRPQPVDDFGPASPAARDPSTPCGAVSAAVVARYLGKDIALRDAARLVRSDPFGRSSMGELIEGLHEMGLAAVGVQLNCSAMRLSTLPMILHLDDMHYVAAIPYDGRNVTIVDPPSAPRIVPITALPGRWAGNAVLVGPENTLLARAMDRMGGLTQ